The DNA window ttgaatttttattgttccaTATTTATGATAACTATCATTTTGcctcatttcttattttacattatttatataAGTACTACGTAAGAGAGCCACGCTATCATATAAACACTATGGGAAGttgaattgaacatgatgcaACTTAAGGCTTCTGGAAATATGCGAACGGGAAGTGCGAGCAACTATCCGTCTTACTTTAACCAGCAACTACTTTGGCAGGGGTTAACATTGTCGGAGCCATGAGCCCCAGCCCATGCTGatgattttcaatttctctccTAGAGTTATGCttggaatttcattttcaagcgCTATCGCGAATTGTTGGGTTCTTACTTCGAGAAGGCTACATTCCTTGTCCAGTGTTCAGAGACCACGAGGTTTCTGGGATATGATTCCTTCCTTTCTAATAATCAAAGTAACCTCTATTTTTGACGTACTTGACTACATaagttaatgaaaaaaagattctatCGTGAACCAACGATCTCCAAAAACCCATTCTTTTCATTGCTACTCCTCCTCCACTTCTTACACTGATCTAGGGATTTCTTTTAGTCTTcaattttagatttattttcaatgtaaGTGAGCCATTATCGAAAATGCACGATTTGCATGGCTATATTTTCTATGTGACAAATTTTTCCGCGCTCAGATAGGATGTCTACGAATGAGTTGAGCagtttttccagagaaaagaattaaaaaaaacaaagtgatCTATAGATGATAGATGATCAGATCtataaacttcaaaaaaaaaactaaatcgtTCATTCGTCAAAAGTTCACTGCAAATCCAGATCGAAGAATGTACTTTGACGCACAATCATCGCAacattataaaattatttttcgctatgaataataattattattcacaacaaaaaaacattacgTGAATTACAAAGTATCAAAGAACTATAAAGTGAGTGTTTTTCGCTATATGTCTTTAGTAAGCCATCTCTGACGATGTAAACATCACATAAACATCACATTGGCTCAAACAATGCGGCGATTTCAAGGTGAAACCAtcacaagaacaaaaactgaaGGAAATTGCGCTCCAAAAGCTGCGAAAATTGTGGTCCAAAAGCCCAAACGATCGCCAGGCCTGGATTTACGGCCAGAAAGCTTCCGCCATGTGTTTGGTGGTGTGTTTGTTGGGAATGGAAGCGAATCAGCCAATTGCTTCCATTCCCAACATACACACGGCGTTCCCACACTATGAAGTTCTCCTATCGGATGAAACAGTTAATTCGACTCCAGGCGACATTCACCTTTGGAGTCACgtgcaaaatttctttgatgCTACCAAACGAGCCTCAAGAGAGGACTGTGAAAATGGAGTTGTCATGCGTTTTGccaaataggaaaaaaaaaacttcttcatcGAATTATGAAATTGTCAAAACGGACTgaagttatcaaaaaaaaagccgtcCAACGTTTTACTTTACCTAGTAGATGTCGTTGTAAAGACACTTTTCGGAAAATACTCGTACATGGTCAATCAAACCActtgttttcttaaaatagCCTATGTGTGTACAGGCAAGTCCCTTTTTGCATATCATGCTATCACGATACTAAAggtaccacgaaattgacgatgtttgaGTCTCTCCGCGAAAATAAGGTGCTGCAAATGTAATTCACGTGTTAAACGGTTTCTTCACCAAAATTTTTTGCAATCAACAACGTGGGGTTTTGAATTCCGGTGCGGACGGCCGCGTCGGCGTGCGATTGAGGATGGGGCTGAGGTAATCACCATTCCGGCTATTTCGTCAGCTCAAGTTAGGTCGCGTGAGCACTATGCACTAAGAAGTAGAAGAGTTTGTTCCCGAAGTACTACGGAATTCGTCCACATATCTTGGCCACTTCGGTCATTTAACGATAGACTGCGAAGGACCTCCAAAACAGTGAAAGTGAGCTCGTATTCATGAGAAATATCAATTCTGGATGTCTTTAcatctttttcattctgaattgattttcattCTGATTCATTCATTCTGATTTTGAACGGTTATTACCCCAAACGTACTGAGGCTCCCAGGCTAATGTTTATCATTATAATGAGGATGATTCCTAAAAATATCAACGGATAAAGACTCTGCTTTTCACATGTGTacttcgacattttttttctgaatttcttcgaaaatcaatgaagcaGTGTTAATGAGGGGCAAAAAGGCTATGATTAGTCTAATCTTCCAATCTCAAGTCTCGAATGAATGAGGATAGGTCATGAGCTTGACCACAACAAATTCAACTTCCTCAATTAATTTGGAAAGAAACGTGAGGCACATGACTTGTGTGACCCAATCTCTTTGatgatgcaacttattacgccaTAGACTGATGGCAGAACCGTTGCGTTCAAATGTCTGAAATACAATTATTTAACACAAATAAGCAGTAAAATCTGCCCAACATTAAACGGCGTGTTGCAAACCACCCACGCTTCATTGCGTAACAAGTTGGGACACGGGTACACGGAGGCTTAAACGTTTTATTCAGAATTACTAAGAGTTGGCCATTTCCACGTACAGAAACTACCATTTCCAAGCTTGTGAAAAGCTCCTGTCAGGAGGTCAAGAATTATAGTCTATTTCATATGGCTTGCGAATTTGTTCAATACTGCTGCAGTGTCTTCAAGCCCACTTCATTCTGACTTATAAAAATTATCCTTTTGCTCTCCTCATTACTTAGCATGTTTGTCTACtataaaaatgagataaaCAGCTGACATCAAATCATAACTGCATACAAAATATCTGCATGTACTACATATGGAACCAGATTGGACCAGATCCTTAAGCTTTTCTTGAGCATCCACAATTGCTTGTTATCAAAAATGCAGACACAGCGAGTTGGAAGAACAGAATGGAGAGGACTGGTTAAAGTTGTTTCCATATGTTATATGAACTATGAACACATATGAACTACAAATGTTTCTATATGCACATATCATTTTGATCGTATTTTTAAATTGTGCCCATATCTCATACAGGAAAACGAATTTCTGCCAATAATGGATTATCGATAAAAGTTACAAAAAGCGcataaaactgcaaaaaaaaaggtagacaAGGCGACTCGGAAATTCACGGTTGAGAAGATGTGAATCAAAACCAGTCTTGACTGtattcgtcgcttacgctccaataCCAAGATGCGAAAAAGAAGTCGAGGATTTCTAAATATGCTTAGAGAACTTCCACACAGAAGATCGTACCTTCTTAGAGCAAGGGCGATAATGATTAACATCCCTCATCGccctttctttcattctcaaGCCTATAGctccctattttttttacacactTTCTCACCTCAGAATAGGAAAATGTAAGGGAGGCACATTCATCTCAAATGATGTACAACTTGGATTTATCTGCTACAGAACATGCTATTTGTTAAGCTCAACCAATCATTACCAAGTTGGGCACAAAGGAGGTGTTTCAAGTGAATGTCGGTCAGATTAGCAACGAATCTTACTAAGCAACTAATTGGTAGCTCGATTTTAGATCTCGAGGTATTGATTAGACGACCAATATCTCATCGTCAGAGAACTGTTCTGTCACTCCATCCGCTTCGAAGAGATGCCGTGATGGGGGAGATAATTTTAAATGTAACCTTACGATGTCTCAAGCTAGATACATGTGGTCACACATCGGGAGAACTATTGTGAACTCCTTGAGATTgagagtttagaaaaaaaaatatttagttgCTTGTAACTGTGACATAAACGTTTCGCGGTGGCAGCGATAGCTGCGCTCCAAAGCAGTTTAATGCgtttttttgtaaatgtttATAGAAGTTCCATTACTGGCAGAAATTCGTTTTCATGTATGAGATATGGacacaatttaaaaatatgatcAAAATGATATGTACATATAGAAACATTTATAGGTCGATGGAAACAACCTTAACCAGTCCTCGGCACTCTGTTTTTCCAGCTCCCCCGTGTCTGCGTTTTTGATAAATAGCAACAGTGGATGCTCAAGAAAAGCTTAACGATCATGAAGCACCCATGCTCTTCTTTGCTCCTGAgtcattcttctatttattaaGGATGCTACATTTGAGTAGACACAAATGCTCATTCCCTGGAATGATGGAGTCACAAagttattgttctttttttcttgaagtttcgCATTCTCTGCAAATAAGGGCTGCTTTTCCGATTTTGTCAACCATGAGAATACGATATGGTACGATATGCTTCTTCTCAAACGGCAGTGAGTTCCGCTGTCATGCGACAGTGGACTGGGGTACTGTTCTCCAGTACAGTGTGCTTTACTCCTCGATATTGCAGTTCTCCCTTGTATAATAATAGTGAGGTCCAGATCGGAGCAGAGTCGGGTCTACCTGTAGGTTTTACAATACCGCGTGGTTTACAGGCAGTGTAGTATTAGACGAGAAGGGTGGCCGATTAGTTACCGCAATGTGCTGTAACACTTTGAAGCAGACAGAACCGATAGTCCTGTTAGCATCTTTGCAATCGAGTGTGGTGGTCGCAACGGAACGTCTTCTCCCTAGGATAGATGGGGTTGTAAAGGTAATGTATGTTCTTGGGAGGTAATGATAACCATGTGTCCCGCCAGGTGCGATCGCATGACAGTGATGATAGATAGACAGCTTGATGAACACTACATTGGATGTCAACGGATTGCAGGACGAACGTTGCGTAGCAGGAATTAGTTAAGGAagtgataaaaatagaaaatccgTTTGGCCTGATCAAGATCCCATTCATGTTGCAACGTATATCTTATGATGGATTGTTCGATGTTTTCCGCTGAAAATGGCTCGCGGTTGGTTGCTGCTTCCAATTAAAACACGTGCTGGAGCTCACCTCCTTCTAGCACTGTCAGGAGAAACAACAgatcgaaattttctccaattacCTAGCGTTTTACCGTGCACACACGCCTTTGAAATACTACGCTAGATGCAAGACGTTATATAGATTGAAATCAGCTCTACTCCAGCTATAATCCTCTGCTGCGTTTGTTCTCTGAAATACCCAATAATTGCCTAATCTTTGTACTCTCTTAGTCAAAGTGATATCTATTGTTTTAGACTTTAATTTACCACCAAAATAACCAGCCATGTACCAATGGGCGCTTTTTTTCGTAAGTTGTTTCTGtgtacagttttcttttctttgtttattcagGAGAATTTCAGTTGATGCTAGCTTTCTGTCGTTTGGGAAATCTCCAAGAAGCTCCTGCATGTCCCGACAATGGCGAATTCACCCTTAACATTATGATTAGGAAACAGTTATATGAGCGGATTTCAATGCTGCAACCATCATTGGTGAGTTTGTGGAACGCCTACTTGTTTCTGCGTGGAGACGATATTTGCATAATTTACGGGATATACTCAACGAATTCGCATTTCAAGAAATATGACTGCGGTCTGGAGTCAATGGGAGGGCTGGTCCTTGGCGACCCCAACAAAAACATGGAAGTTCTCAACTCCAAGAAAGTTCTCACTTACTACGTGTAAGACATTTTCGTAATTATTCTATTTTGCGTGTTCGTATGCAAGGTCGATCAAGCAACTTTTTCACAAGTCGATTGACACCAGTGAAAGCGATAGTTATCGAAATCTCATGAAACACTTTAGTGTTTGTTGTGTGAAGAGcttaactttctttttcttttcatctacaTCTACGTCCCATtgtatttttgatgttttaaaTTCAGTTTTGGGCAAAACGGTGCAAATCTCGAAAGGGCAATCAGACTATTTGTAGGTAAATATAGAAACGAGATTACGAAGGTGAGAACcgttttttcatgttcatgCAGATTTTTTCTGATCTGCTAATTTCAGctggaaaaggaagagaaatttggATGCAACTACATCAATGCGCATGACAAACACCAATTCATCTGTATCTTCGAGTGAAGGAAATGTTTTGCATTATTCTTCAGAATAAATCTGACTTCAATCCGAACTGACTAGTTGACGAACACTCCAGAATTTGAAATGCATTTCTCCATTCTCTAAAATAGCAATGTCGTCCCTATCTGCGGTTCGATTAGGTGCTGCTTTTGCGTAGAGGATCTATGAatatttcctggaaattcGCCTATTTCTCCATTATTCTTCTACAAGAAACACCAAATATGAAACAGTAATCTCAAACGTGTTATTCTGGTTGAACGAAAGAAACTCGATATTTGAGACAAAAGAAATGgagttttcattttccaggTAATTGTGGTATTTGGGCAACACTGCTGTCTAAACACATGCAGCTTGAACTGAGCAATAATGTCTAGTCTTTCCACAACGTtctttgttctaaaaaaatcttcaaagcttcaagagaaaaaaatcatatccGAAGGCAAAGAATTCgttaagtaaaaattatagCCTAGCAAATAGTTCGAAGGTCGTGTGGTTTTGAAACGTGGCATCTCCAGAACACGAGAGTAGTACCAAAGGAAGACacgaatttctggaagctaTGTGATCATgaatggaatatttttttgtcaacTGTGAGAGTTACAAGGCCAAAAAATTGCGGGAAATAGAAGCGGTTGCTGTAAAGATCCTAAGAACCCCATGTAACGAAATACTAAAATACTAaattttgcgacatgcacacaaagTTACTGCGCGAAACTACTGCACCAAAGCACACCAATCCCAGTCGTGATAAATCCCGTTAGACCCATGTCACCTCATTATATAGCTTTCCgacgtcggcgcaccaactcgacgccgggggattcgtcgcaccccctttttggaatttcgtgacacacacataaatacacacatacacacacgtgacagaataagctagTTAtcatataccagtctgaacgtccggctgaagcaagacttcagactttctgtggcgttCGCTCTGCTCCTTCGAAACCAATGTAACCGAAACGACAtggaatcattactcaaagtataggtTTCCCTGTTGTTTCTCCCAAcaattatcacagaatgatgtttcacataaagtgaagtgaatgacatcatcgtactgataaagaaaGCGTTGCACATCAGATCATGCAAACAgatggctactatttaagcagcagttagcattcgagtttccactttctgaagaacggaggagtcgtagaggtgaaaagcaatgcggaaagtggatacgactatgaGACGTTTCTAACGTCtgatttaccttttgcgacatgcacacaaaggtactcgacgccggtggacacCTAACACCCTAttttatagcaatctggcgtcggtgcaccaattcgacaCCGATGGACCCAttgcaacccattttatagccaTATGGCGtaggcgcaccaatccgacgtaACCCAtctttggaatttcgtttcacacacacgtgacagactaagcccgttattatatagcatgatcatgatcatgattttcTCCGGAACCTTTTCTAAACGCATAAAGATTgcttatctttttttgaagatgtgACAGATAGTTCACTCCACATTTATTTGCTGTGcactttttccaaattctcaTGCATTATTTATAACTGTGAATAAGATGTTTCGCATTGGATCTGCCTCAAAATTGCTAGTTCAGCCCGTTTCTGCTGAGTTTTTAAACACGACACGGAAGTACAAAAATTCCCTAgctaaatttttttgaaacttgtaCGGATTCACACATCACGGTGCTCCTTTGATGCAAGGaagttaaaaaagagaaaacttaTTATTAGTATCGTAATTGTTAGTAATTTAGCAAATATCAAATACGTGTTTCCATTGTTAGCCAGGATTCAGCGTCTCTTGATATTTCGCATAGAAATCTTAGCTTTTTCCGCTTTCACATgtatatttcaaaaagtttgtttACAATCGACAAAGTTTGGGAGAAGTAAGCACCACTGCctgtttttcctcaaatttcttttgtgaCATGCACAGCGGTAGCAGCTCAGCTCCTGCTGGATTAAACTGGCCTTGCACTTCACACAGGCAAATATTCCCAAAATTCCTCACTAACATATTTCTAATATTTGTCTAAAAACAATTCCAGGAGCTAACTGTAGATGGTACCTTTGCTCAACTCCACCTTTTTACCCTTGCTACGAAGAGACTGACAGCGCCATCGTGAAATGAACGCCATGGATAAGGGTTAATGacttattttcagaaaaaagcagCCGCATTCTATTCACTTGAACTTCATGGTGCATGTACGATCTTCATCTTCGAGGAGACTGACGTGCAACAGTCTTGTGATGCATTGTTTGAATTAAATCGATACCCAACATATTCCTCATGTGAATGCAGGATAACGACACCAAAAGAAGTGGTGTTCGAGAACATTGGAGCCAAACACAGCGGTAGCAGCAAGCCATGCAATGGTATCCCAAATGCAGCGAGTGGTGTCTATGTATACGCGGATCAGGATTCTCaactctttcttctcttcgatTTTCTCTCTATTCAACTGATCATTCCGGATTGCTTCGAGGAAGACCTATTTACGAATGAAGTTTAGAAAAACTTTTAGATACCCTTATTCCCATTCTTCTTAAATGTTCTTATagttaatggaaaaaataaatctctgcattttctccttctcctgTTTTGTGGCGAAGGATAGCACATGAGAGGAACAAAAGTTAGGAGTGTTCCCGAGCAAAATTACTTCCTATGGAGTTGTTGTTTCCTCCATGTATTACTTACGGTTTTTCTCGCTTAACATTTTTGACTTGCCGATTTTCGAGTCTGCGAATAGGCTACATCAAACTTCAAACTCTGGTCTCTCCAACGTAGGTGAGGCGACCGCGCAACCTGGGAACATTCCAGAAAGGCTAGAGTCAAAAGACTGAAGAAGGTACGCCTTTATCGTTCTTTATTTCTGCAGTATGGAAGAGTTATTCGTTGtcttaaaaaattattggCAATTTGTTCAGGTATTTACATAGAGGAATCCGGAATCACAATGCATGGCTGTACCTAAAGTAATGGCTTAATTCTCTTTCCTTTAAGGTGGAATGCGTATTTGAAAGCACTTCACGGAATATGTCAGAAGTCTTTAGAAGTGATCGTATAAAGATTTTAGAAGTGGCTGCACTGGATCAATAGGAAACATTTAGAGAATTGATCTCGAAACGAGAACCAGgagttttttgttcaaattacTCTAATTATCTTcttctaagtatctaagtatcaCAAATGTACTTGCTGTAATAAAGTAACGCAAACAAGTCAGTCAGCAAAAACACAGTGATGTTTTGATAAGTTATTTGATGGTCGCTAGTCTATAGACATTTTGACCAAAGATATTGTTCAAAAGTGTTATTAAGATCCTGCGTTTGAAGAAAAGACTACTTTAAGGGAAAGTCGTGATAAAATCGCGAATCCGGATTGTTATGGCCTGCACGACTTTTGGCTCgttatcttcattttcttcaacgtTTTTAATTTAGTGGCGGGATCCGCTAGGTTGAATAGATGACGCTATTTCGCCCTGTCATACAGCAGAATCGCTAATTCATCgacaaaagacaaaaaaagtttattttagtcttttttcaaaatacaatTCAGTGAGAGCTCCATCAATTGGATGTAATTAGAACTCCTGGGACCTACCCctaaaacactttttgaaaaaattactggtGTCTGCACAGGAGCAAGGCTGAGTCCAAGCTAATTGCGTCCCGGGGATATACGATTTTAGACGCGAATATGTTGTTTGGAAAGTGAAATGATAGTTACATATTCATAATATACATACTACTTCAAACCTTTTTGTATCTCTAACAGCTATCGTTCCATGTGTGTGAAAACTAAGGAAATTTGACAAAAGTAACATGCTTCAGCT is part of the Necator americanus strain Aroian chromosome V, whole genome shotgun sequence genome and encodes:
- a CDS encoding hypothetical protein (NECATOR_CHRV.G18178.T1) gives rise to the protein MYQWALFFLMLAFCRLGNLQEAPACPDNGEFTLNIMIRKQLYERISMLQPSLKYDCGLESMGGLVLGDPNKNMEVLNSKKVLTYYVFGQNGANLERAIRLFVGKYRNEITKLEKEEKFGCNYINAHDKHQFICIFE
- a CDS encoding hypothetical protein (NECATOR_CHRV.G18179.T1); the encoded protein is MTYFQKKAAAFYSLELHGACTIFIFEETDVQQSCDALFELNRYPTYSSCECRITTPKEVVFENIGAKHSGSSKPCNGIPNAASGVYVYADQDSQLFLLFDFLSIQLIIPDCFEEDLFTNEV